The Electrophorus electricus isolate fEleEle1 chromosome 15, fEleEle1.pri, whole genome shotgun sequence genome segment GTTGTTTAATCTGCTGATCACATCAACAATGCACTCAAACAAGACTCAGGGCCATATGCAGCATTGTCAGATATTTCGATAAGTGTGATATACAAACACTAGATATAGATTTTGCTAGGCCCTTGAGCTGgacttttaaaattttaatggGATGAAATCCTGTAAGGGAAGCACTGCAGTAAATTATgactgtataatgtataatgagATGTTTGACAAATATTATATCAGTGACAAATATGTCATTGAAAATCTGCCTTAGCTTACATCTACAGTTTACACATGATAACGGGATTCAAGCAATACACACGCAATTGTGACTTGCTATAAGACTAGACTGTGTGCCTTGCATCATTTATACACATATGATGTTGGTTGACAGCGTATAACCTATTGTGCATTGCAGTTACAGTTGGAAACAGAACCTTACAGTGCAAAAGTGCCTCACATTCTTCATTTGTAATAGCTTTTAGCACAGGCAGTGAGAAGACAACACTTTAATGCTTTTGCCATCAGCTGCAGCATAGAATGACTGTTTCAagttaaacataaacataaatatataaagtagCCTTATAAAACCTTATCAATCAATATTTTACAGACACTATGAGACGCATTCACTGGCAGGCTTAATAAAATTATCCAATGGTATAGAGTATTATTAAGTGAAGAACcatatgtaatatttctttaaaaactgtttattcTAGAAACACTTGCATTTTCATGAGTACCCACAATCTAAAATAATGCACCCATGAATGGACATTGTCGAAGGTATGCCTAACGTGACTGTTAATATAACACAGCAGACACGAAATGCTTACCTAGCTTTCCTCGCGACTTCTCAAGCTTCTGAATTTGATTCTCCAAGAAGACCGTTGCAATCGCAAAGGCCAACAGCGCCAGGAGCTGATACTTAGACGGCATTATGACCCTTAAAAGCCCCATCAATTCATCCAGTAAATGAAAGACATGCCGAGGTTGACAGGATACGCTGTACGTTACTTGGTCAAAACATTATTAACGTAGCTATCTTAAGAAAAAACCTCCCAACTCCCCATTGTACCTGTGACCTCGTAAAGCAAAAATACCCAGAAATAGTAATCGCCAGCTGGCCAAGACAGCTGTCTACATACTACAAGTTGTCTTTGTACGTTTTAGTGGAGCCAGATAGATCCCGCTCTGCTTTCTCCCTCGGCGTCTCGACCTGCTCTGTTGATTcacacacaacaacagcaacagaacGAATCTGGCCCACTAAGTTGTATTTGTAATCCGAGCACTTTCATTTGCCTGCGATAACGTCAGTTGCCTTGATTGCTGGGCTGTGCTTTCATCATTTGTGTCTTAGCCagtttagctagctaagctaattTAGCTGACCAAAAGTTCCACTGCTAGCTAGCGAATTAGGTACCTAGTTATTTAACCAGCATTAGCTATGCTACTAGGTATCTCCATCTGTAAGAACACTAAATCACAATTATTTGTGTTGCAAAACAGCAAGTTAGCTTAACCCAAGTAGCTACGTTAGGGCGGTAGAGAATCGGGGTCAGTATTTACTGACTACTTCCGGTTGAATATATAACCACTTCCGCACTCTATACGCGGATGAAAAGGTTGCAATGGCCGGCGAGGTGTACTTACTTTGGTTATTGTCTTTGTTACAAACGGTAGGGAATATACAACAAATTTATGCGTGGTTCTGACTCTAGTAACTAACAGTTCTTCACAGTTTTAAGTTTTAAGATAgttttaaaaatttgaaataCAGAGATTAGTATAACGTAGCTAACGCTTTCTTGTAACATTTGTTTCCATGACGTGGCCTATCGAGTTTACATATGAGGACACAGAGAGCTAAAATATGCAGATATGGTTACTGGCTAGTACATGTAACCATCTGCCTGGCTTTGTAAATTCAGTggttagctaattagctaggtGTTTTCTAATTTTCTGATCTGTCGCTAGTGAGCcatctagctagttagctaaacAGATATGTGCTAGTCGGCTATCTTGCTAGCCAGCCAAATAAATTTAACTTGGAATAACGTTAGCTTGGCTGTAGAGAACTTGTTTGCATATTCGGCTTTCACAAAATCTGTACAGATCTACAAAAATAGCTAGCGTTAGATAAATAATGAATGCCCGCACATGTGCGTTAATTCTAGCCCAAGTTAGCTACGTTTTCGAGAAGATTAATGTTACATCGTTCTGTGCTTTACTAAACATTCGCGTCGACTTGACATGTACGTCTTGTTTACTGTGTAATCTTTAGTAGTAACGTGTTTCTCTTGGCTTTACGCAGCTCTCAGCGTTTGGAGCAGAGCTGTCCTCCGAAGCCTGCAGGGAGCTGGGATTCTCCAGTAATCTCCTCTGCAGCTCTTGTGATTTATTGGGCCAGTTCAGTCTAACCCAACTGGAACCCTTCTGTAGGCAGTGCTGCCAAGAGGAGGTCCATAATGAGTCCAGGAAGGTAGAACTAACACCTGCTTTATAATATGGTTAATCTTTCTGCTattctaatttaattaattcCAAAATGCATTGAAAGCTACTGGAAAAATTGTAATGTTCAAATAATTGTGGAGGTACTTATGCGTAGTGTTATCTTTTGTGACCCAATACTACATTACCTTTCCTTTAAAGCTCTACCCTGGAGCCATCCTTGAGGTCTGTGGATGAAAATTGGGGAGGTTCCCTCAAGTCCAAGGTAAGATgtataagaaatattttaaggTGCCTGTTCTTGAAGGTTAATACCTAGTCTTAAGAATTTTCAAATTCTTTCAAAGACCATCTTTTGAGTACTCTTTGAGGTGTAGTACTGTACCTTGCATTATTAGATTAAGtataatcaattttatttaatttattaagaCAAGTATTAAGATGTGCTAGTTTAAGTTATTTATCTTGAAGATTTGTCTCTTTTGAGGGGTTGAGTAATTTACAAGTTTTGTGCTTGCCTGTCTTAATTGATCATTATAGCAAGAGGTTTGCTAGTTTAGTTGTTTCCTAACCCTTCTAAGCAACAATACACTTTTAAAAGATGTAGATAATTATAGCCGGTTTACAGATGGACTGTTCGTGACTACGCTAGCTGTatgttttgcttatttgtaaatatgtacaaaaattaAATTGACGTGATGTGAATTGCATTTCTCAGCTTTTGTCAGGAGCGAAAAGCCGAAGATGTTTAAGGGCCTTCAAataaaggtaaagaagagaaaagTATGGGGGGGGGATTGTGGAATTGTCTTTAGCTTTCCACTAGAAGGTGATGGAGGGGTACTCGTATTGGGCACATACTTGTTATTGagtaagatttttaaaatgagaatgTAAaattaggtgtttttttttaccttttgtgcttgatgtaatttaatttagcaGTATTAACATCCTGTAAGATAATGGGAAtcattttgttgtgtgtttactTCAGTATGTTAGAGGCTCAGATCCTGTGCTGAAGCTGCTGGATGATCATGGGAACATTGCTGAAGAACTCAGCATCCTCAAATGGAACACAGACAGCGTGGAGGAATTCCTTAGTGAGAAGCTGGAGCGTGTTTAGTGCCCTTCAACTTTCTTTTGTTTCCCTATTTGTACATCACTCATTTTGAACCGAAGGACCACAATCTTATTCATTACACAGGaaaaattgtgtgtatgtgtgtgatagatagagatatatatatatatatatatatatagagatatatatatatatatatatatatatatatatagatatagatatagatatatagatatatagatatatatatagatagagagagagagagagagagagagagagaactttctTCAGGGTTTAGCCATCCAAAGAAACTTCTTTAAGGATTATAAATCCCCCCCATTAGTTTGCACCTTTACCCCTCTTGTTTTCGCAGTGTTACACATACTGCACATTTGTTGACGAATAGAGTTTCCTGAAGGTTCTGGCTAGGGAGTGCCTGTTGCTTTCCCCCAGATGCTTGTGTTGAGTTGCATGTCCATGAAGGCTTAGCAGTAAACCAGTCTTTGGTGTGTGAGGCCTGAAGTCCCTGTGCAGTTCAGAGCATGTAGCAATGGAGAGAGCCTTAAGGCAGTCCCACCAGTGTAAAGTGAGATCTGTAATAaaggttttgggggttttttttcccaaaagaAACTGCCCTGGAGTTTTCATTATTGCATGCAAAAATGAATAAGGTACAGATTAGATTTGAATTTGAGTCCACACCCTTTATCCACCTTTTAGCAAAGGTATGAGCAGTGCATTAAATCATGTTATACATACATCATTCATTTTGAAACACCTTGCATGTACTTACCACTTTGGAAACATTGTACCACAAATGTTTTGTCAGCCAGATCTACTCTGTTAGAGTTGAGACATTTTGAGTTCTTGGTCACAAGACTGTTCTAAACATAACAGATCTTGATATGGTATGTGTTTCCAGTGCCACTATCTTGtctacacaaatgcacaaagttACATTTGGGTTGAGAATGGTCCACCATACAAGAAAAAATGCAGTTGAGATGATCTGTGATCAGGAACTGACTAATTATGAAGTGTTAAAGGCAACAGGTGCGCTACAGTCTCTAACTCTACCTcagtttctaataaataaatgtttaaataatagtGCGGTGATTGCATATGAGGGTTTTTTTAACTAGCTAGATAGAAATGACATTATGAATCTCTCTAACATTTtggaacattttatttaaacaaaggTAAGTGACTTTAACCTGTTTGATAGAACTCGCAATTTATATTTTTGACCATTAGAATTCACAAGATTTACATACCACGTATGCAGGAATTAAGACAactaaattttatttattcagctcCAAAGAAAGACAGTCCTACCATTATAGTGGTTCTAAGCAGGATAGCATGGAGGATGGCACATGAGGATGTTAGAGTCAGGTGAGCGTTCTTTAAAAAAGATACTTTAAGGAGAAATAAATCGGTTTTACCACCAAGACGTAGCATACAGCAtgtatgaaagtgttttttgttttgttttttctaaaaaaaaaaaagtgcagcgctcataatgtgaagaatcaaattgctttgtagtcctcaaacgAAACAGGCTACGTGCCATGGAGCGGATCCCACACATGGAGGCGGCCATGTTTAAAGTATTTAGttcagaatctctgaaacatccaggccactaggtgtcagtacaATGGCTGTTTTATAACAAAGAAGAATCAttggaaaatatatttattgatCATTTATTGCTCGTTTAAAAATAACTAcaattaaagttatttttttcttacatgtggataaatgaaaacaaacacacaaacaaatccaacTATATCTGCCTTTGTTAGTTGTTCCATTCGTGAAATGGTGCAATGTAGTCATGAATTTAAGAATCAATCAATTTCTTAGTCCTCCAGGACATGCTGTTATTCTCTtgagcctgttttgttttgttttgtaaaccaGTTGTGCCTTTCAGGATCCCAGAACAACTGTTTCTGAGAGATCACAGAAATGCTGCAGGGGCCAGGATTTTTGTGTCAAACAGTACCCAGAAGGTTGGAATCCAGCAGTTTGACGTATTAAACATGGTAGTTACTAGATACGTTAGATCAGATATATCATAGCAGGGAAATCAACTaactgtgctggactccagccATCAAAGAGTGGGGTTGGGTACCTCTGCTCTGTCGGAGCT includes the following:
- the selenof gene encoding selenoprotein F — translated: MAGEVYLLWLLSLLQTLSAFGAELSSEACRELGFSSNLLCSSCDLLGQFSLTQLEPFCRQCCQEEVHNESRKLYPGAILEVCGUKLGRFPQVQAFVRSEKPKMFKGLQIKYVRGSDPVLKLLDDHGNIAEELSILKWNTDSVEEFLSEKLERV